The following proteins are co-located in the Xanthocytophaga agilis genome:
- a CDS encoding response regulator — protein MSKSFFLIDDDADDRELFAEALLLADPTATCYTASKAEEALKKLKSGDSSVPDFIFLDINLPDLSGWECLIQLKSMAKYKQVPVIMYSTSSHERDVKIAEDLGAFYFLTKPDDFKYLQNFLTIIVQTPLPTLKESLQSESRRINQNIN, from the coding sequence ATGTCCAAAAGCTTTTTTTTAATAGATGACGATGCGGATGATAGGGAGTTGTTTGCAGAAGCATTATTGTTAGCAGATCCAACAGCAACCTGTTATACAGCTTCCAAAGCAGAAGAAGCACTCAAAAAACTGAAATCAGGTGATAGCTCTGTTCCTGATTTTATCTTTCTGGATATCAACCTACCCGATCTTAGTGGCTGGGAGTGTTTGATTCAGTTAAAAAGTATGGCAAAGTATAAACAGGTACCTGTTATAATGTATTCTACCTCTTCTCATGAAAGAGATGTAAAAATTGCTGAAGATCTTGGAGCCTTTTATTTCTTAACAAAGCCTGACGATTTCAAATATCTGCAGAACTTTCTGACTATTATAGTTCAAACACCACTTCCAACTTTAAAAGAATCTCTTCAGAGCGAATCTAGACGGATCAATCAGAACATAAATTAA